In Sporosarcina sp. PTS2304, a genomic segment contains:
- a CDS encoding BCCT family transporter gives MNKKFWKNPVFSISALFIFILVVLGASKPEPFGIVSERLYHFTTDNFGWFYLLAVFIVIIFLVGLAISKYGAIRLGGDTERPEYPFFTWIGMLFSAGFGVGLVFWGVAEPMSHYFKSPLASVEAQTEEAARVAMGYSFFHWGISQWAIFGMVGLVIGFLQFRKKKDGLISTALEPLIGSNRHVKTGIDSFAVVATVMGIATSLGMGVLQMSGGMEYVFNIKSTTTVQFIIIAIVFIAYMTSAASGLGKGIAYLGNFNLGMAIALLLFFFIVGPKVFILETFTLAIGDYINNFFTYSLRLQPYQGGTWVKDWTIFYWAWTIAWSPFVGAFVARVSKGRTIREFIMGVMVIPPAFSCMWIATLGGTALYSDLRNGTQIAQEVDNDVTSAIFATLQQLPLTNVVSFLAIVLIFTFLITSADSATYILASMTTRGSLFPPLLVKFVWGFLMTAIAAVLLSANGLEALQSASLVSALPFTLFLLLLMFSLAKLLMREPITVRPTDIRQFEHVEGEVKKRRKRKESEKERKERREKERARRAKEKSDKKYQELEKKKYMEYEKERNSDDD, from the coding sequence GTGAATAAAAAGTTTTGGAAAAACCCTGTGTTCTCCATTTCAGCATTGTTTATCTTTATACTTGTCGTATTAGGGGCTAGTAAGCCAGAGCCATTCGGTATAGTTTCCGAAAGATTATATCATTTTACGACTGATAATTTTGGCTGGTTTTACTTACTGGCAGTGTTTATCGTTATTATATTTTTAGTTGGATTAGCTATTAGTAAATACGGCGCCATTCGATTAGGTGGTGATACGGAACGTCCAGAATATCCGTTCTTTACATGGATTGGTATGCTATTTTCAGCCGGATTCGGTGTAGGACTCGTATTCTGGGGTGTAGCAGAACCGATGAGTCATTACTTTAAATCACCACTTGCTAGCGTAGAAGCGCAAACTGAAGAAGCGGCGCGTGTCGCGATGGGGTATTCATTCTTTCACTGGGGTATTTCACAATGGGCCATTTTCGGTATGGTTGGATTAGTCATTGGTTTCCTGCAGTTCCGAAAGAAGAAAGACGGCTTGATCTCTACCGCATTGGAACCGTTAATCGGTAGCAACCGCCATGTGAAAACGGGCATTGATTCCTTTGCTGTTGTAGCTACTGTCATGGGGATCGCAACTTCACTCGGTATGGGTGTGCTGCAGATGAGTGGAGGGATGGAGTATGTATTTAATATAAAAAGTACAACTACTGTCCAATTTATCATTATTGCGATTGTTTTTATTGCTTACATGACTTCTGCTGCTTCAGGATTAGGTAAAGGAATTGCATATCTTGGAAATTTCAATCTAGGTATGGCTATTGCATTATTACTATTTTTCTTTATCGTAGGTCCGAAAGTGTTTATTCTTGAAACCTTTACGTTAGCTATAGGGGATTATATTAATAACTTCTTTACGTACAGTTTGCGTTTGCAACCTTATCAGGGAGGTACGTGGGTCAAGGATTGGACGATATTCTACTGGGCTTGGACTATCGCCTGGTCACCATTTGTTGGGGCGTTTGTTGCACGGGTTTCGAAAGGCCGTACCATTCGCGAATTTATCATGGGTGTGATGGTCATTCCGCCGGCATTCTCTTGCATGTGGATCGCTACGCTTGGCGGAACAGCTTTATACAGCGACTTGCGAAACGGTACACAAATTGCTCAGGAAGTGGATAATGATGTAACATCTGCGATTTTCGCCACATTGCAACAATTGCCTTTGACTAATGTTGTTTCGTTTTTAGCCATCGTACTTATTTTCACATTTTTAATAACTTCTGCGGATTCAGCAACGTATATTTTAGCAAGTATGACGACTCGCGGAAGCTTATTCCCGCCGTTACTCGTTAAATTTGTGTGGGGCTTCTTGATGACTGCTATTGCGGCTGTACTTTTGTCAGCGAATGGCTTGGAAGCTTTACAGTCGGCATCTCTCGTATCCGCACTGCCGTTTACTTTATTCCTTCTGCTACTGATGTTTTCTTTAGCCAAACTATTGATGCGCGAACCGATTACAGTCAGACCTACTGACATTCGACAGTTCGAGCATGTCGAAGGAGAAGTAAAAAAGAGAAGAAAGCGCAAAGAAAGTGAAAAAGAGAGAAAAGAGCGCAGAGAGAAGGAAAGGGCAAGAAGAGCAAAGGAAAAAAGTGATAAGAAATATCAAGAACTTGAAAAGAAAAAGTATATGGAATATGAAAAAGAAAGAAATTCCGATGATGACTAA
- a CDS encoding spore coat protein CotJB, producing the protein MQTTEQRAMLKELQQADFVVVELTLYTNTHPDDMEGLEQWRLAIKEAARARKAYEKRFGPISYHSIPSEQALETGWRWNQAPWPWQM; encoded by the coding sequence ATGCAGACTACTGAGCAAAGAGCAATGCTTAAAGAATTACAGCAAGCTGATTTTGTCGTTGTAGAACTGACACTCTATACAAACACTCACCCCGACGATATGGAGGGCTTGGAGCAATGGAGGCTCGCCATTAAAGAAGCAGCTAGAGCGAGAAAAGCTTATGAAAAGAGATTTGGACCTATATCCTATCATTCGATTCCATCAGAACAAGCACTCGAAACGGGTTGGCGTTGGAATCAAGCACCTTGGCCTTGGCAAATGTAA
- a CDS encoding manganese catalase family protein encodes MWVYEKKLLYPVEVSECNPRLAKYIAEQYGGADGELAAALRYMNQRYTVPDKIIGVLNDIATEEFSHLEMLATMIYKLTKDATPEQLEEAGLGAHYVNHGHALFYENAGGVPFTSTYIQAKGDPIADLYEDIAAEEKARATYQWIIDISDDPLINDSLKFLRERENVHSLRFREAVEVLKEERDRKKFF; translated from the coding sequence ATGTGGGTTTACGAGAAGAAGTTGCTATATCCAGTGGAAGTGAGTGAGTGTAATCCTCGTCTCGCAAAGTATATAGCTGAGCAATATGGGGGCGCGGACGGTGAACTGGCAGCAGCTTTGCGTTATATGAATCAACGATACACTGTTCCTGACAAAATAATCGGTGTATTAAACGATATCGCAACTGAAGAATTTTCCCATTTAGAAATGCTCGCTACTATGATTTATAAGTTAACTAAAGACGCTACTCCTGAACAATTGGAGGAAGCTGGATTAGGAGCCCATTACGTAAATCACGGGCACGCTCTATTTTATGAAAATGCAGGTGGTGTTCCATTTACCTCCACTTATATCCAAGCAAAAGGTGACCCCATTGCCGATCTGTATGAGGATATTGCGGCCGAGGAAAAAGCGCGCGCTACGTATCAATGGATTATCGACATCTCAGATGACCCACTTATTAATGATTCACTTAAGTTTTTAAGGGAACGAGAAAATGTACACTCATTACGTTTCCGCGAAGCAGTGGAAGTATTAAAAGAAGAACGTGATCGAAAAAAGTTCTTCTAA
- a CDS encoding NAD(P)-dependent oxidoreductase — MKIILFGATGRTGSEILKKALEDGHEVRALVRSPEKCEPHKNLVIIQGDVRKVEDVKRVIVGADAVVSALGTDKTTTLTDALPVIIDTMEECGIKRIVTIGTAGILQSRSEPSLLRYQSNESNRKLTFAAEEHHKVFELLRTSSLDWTIICPTYLPEGEAVGNYRVERDYLPFEGKQISTKDTAAYAYEELTAKKHIGYRIGISY; from the coding sequence ATGAAAATTATATTGTTTGGAGCAACTGGAAGAACAGGTAGTGAGATATTAAAAAAGGCGTTGGAAGACGGACACGAAGTGAGAGCGTTAGTACGCTCGCCTGAAAAGTGTGAGCCACATAAAAATCTAGTGATTATACAAGGTGATGTAAGGAAGGTTGAAGATGTCAAACGTGTAATAGTAGGAGCAGACGCTGTAGTAAGCGCTCTTGGGACGGATAAGACGACGACACTTACTGATGCCTTGCCGGTAATTATAGATACTATGGAAGAGTGCGGAATCAAAAGAATAGTGACGATCGGAACGGCGGGTATTTTACAAAGTCGCAGTGAACCTTCACTCTTGCGCTATCAATCAAATGAGTCTAATCGTAAACTAACGTTTGCCGCAGAAGAACACCATAAAGTATTTGAACTTTTGCGTACTTCTTCACTGGATTGGACGATTATTTGTCCTACATATTTACCCGAAGGAGAAGCCGTGGGAAACTATCGCGTAGAACGAGATTATTTGCCGTTTGAAGGGAAACAGATTTCTACAAAAGACACGGCAGCATATGCATACGAAGAATTGACAGCGAAAAAGCATATCGGATATCGAATCGGTATTTCCTATTAA
- a CDS encoding methyl-accepting chemotaxis protein, with protein sequence MKSVRTKLVVLALIVILVPTIAVGVVNYTLAKNELDQVGRLGLENGTHVLLSVIQELDHQVHEGNITLEEAQERARVQILGAKTGESTRSIDNPAKFGENFYFYAFDKNGLLEVHPSIEGDSAYDFQTEDGRYFVRELIAAAKSGGGFVSYDWPTPNNPDQKAPKITYAEMDEQWGWIIAAGTYEMDFNAGADKVLYYTIGMTILATLIGVILYWFFSSRMMNYIKRIMSTTSDISKGILSSPEIPIISQDELGVLASNVNNMKTSLQEMVGNTRDSSTQMRVSSEMLSAITEQTTASADEIHHAITEVSNGAVRQAEEAEVAIGKVDHLSMLISGTTSQYDTIINEMKEVTQLQEHGSVKVDELAGNSSKFTVVIGELRTNFSDLTNQMQEIQQVIQTITSISEQTNLLALNASIEAARAGEHGKGFAVVAAEVRKLSEDTHQATGRVRDLLGRIEAGTATSDTKMDHTLELSKTQFGAIEEVQSAFNRLSHSIHEITNHLSSLDQDMHEMDENRLGVVHAINEIASVATESAAATEQVNASIDEQKEAVTSIMHSSVELHNEAEKMHELVARFT encoded by the coding sequence ATGAAATCTGTACGAACAAAATTAGTAGTCCTCGCACTAATAGTTATTTTAGTACCTACTATTGCTGTCGGTGTTGTCAATTATACATTGGCTAAAAACGAGCTTGATCAAGTGGGGCGACTAGGTCTTGAGAATGGCACACACGTCTTATTGTCTGTCATTCAAGAATTGGATCACCAAGTACACGAAGGGAATATTACACTTGAAGAAGCACAGGAGCGCGCACGTGTTCAAATTTTGGGGGCAAAGACCGGAGAAAGCACGCGATCTATTGATAATCCGGCAAAGTTTGGTGAAAACTTTTATTTTTATGCTTTTGATAAAAATGGTCTACTGGAAGTGCATCCCTCTATCGAAGGAGATAGTGCATATGATTTTCAAACAGAGGACGGACGCTACTTTGTCAGAGAATTAATAGCTGCCGCTAAATCTGGAGGCGGCTTTGTAAGCTATGACTGGCCCACGCCGAATAATCCTGATCAGAAAGCACCTAAAATAACTTATGCCGAAATGGATGAGCAATGGGGTTGGATTATCGCCGCAGGTACGTATGAAATGGACTTTAATGCAGGAGCAGACAAAGTGTTGTACTACACGATCGGCATGACTATTTTAGCGACACTTATTGGAGTGATTTTGTATTGGTTCTTCTCCAGCCGTATGATGAATTATATTAAACGGATCATGAGCACGACATCAGACATTTCAAAAGGAATATTATCTAGTCCTGAGATTCCAATCATTTCGCAAGATGAATTAGGTGTGTTAGCGTCAAATGTTAATAATATGAAAACCAGTTTGCAAGAAATGGTCGGCAATACCCGCGACTCTTCTACACAGATGAGAGTCTCGTCAGAAATGCTTAGTGCGATTACAGAGCAAACGACTGCATCAGCTGATGAAATTCATCATGCGATTACGGAAGTATCTAATGGAGCAGTGAGGCAGGCAGAAGAAGCAGAAGTTGCTATCGGTAAAGTGGATCACCTTTCCATGCTAATTTCGGGTACAACTTCCCAATACGACACGATTATTAACGAGATGAAAGAAGTTACTCAACTGCAAGAACACGGCAGTGTGAAAGTCGATGAACTCGCAGGAAATTCTAGTAAGTTTACTGTCGTGATTGGAGAATTACGAACTAATTTCTCTGACTTAACGAATCAAATGCAAGAAATACAGCAAGTTATTCAAACAATTACTTCTATTTCTGAGCAAACAAACCTACTCGCACTTAATGCCAGTATCGAGGCGGCACGGGCAGGTGAACACGGAAAAGGGTTTGCGGTCGTCGCTGCAGAAGTCCGCAAATTATCCGAAGATACCCACCAAGCGACAGGTCGAGTGCGTGATTTATTGGGTCGTATTGAAGCCGGTACTGCCACTTCCGATACGAAGATGGATCATACACTGGAATTGTCAAAAACACAGTTTGGTGCGATTGAAGAAGTACAAAGTGCCTTCAATAGGCTATCCCATTCTATACATGAAATCACTAATCATTTGTCTTCACTCGATCAGGACATGCATGAGATGGACGAAAACCGATTAGGCGTCGTTCATGCGATCAATGAAATTGCCAGCGTGGCTACTGAATCCGCTGCCGCTACTGAGCAAGTAAACGCGTCGATTGATGAACAAAAAGAAGCCGTCACATCGATTATGCATTCTTCAGTCGAACTGCATAACGAAGCAGAAAAAATGCATGAATTAGTCGCCCGCTTCACATAA
- a CDS encoding sensor domain-containing diguanylate cyclase: MRWSLKKLIQLVAILAILLTFLTSATVGYRVNKNTLIESTLDTNKAYAEKLASTTNTYLTETLQTLETNAIDVVPLLDKEDAQSELLRIVERVRMQTSTFNSVSIVSAEGVVQAVSPPSLKLIGEKLTSIGARQALKEKRPLISQPYVGITGELIVYISVPLLTDDGTYRGFLGGAIYLNKPNILEKILGDHFYENGSYVYVVDKEGSLIYHQLENRLKDDVSSNEVVQKVITGISGSQPLVNTKGVRMLAGYSYVPIANWGVISQREESLAVSPASDMVFEMIWRSLPLLFLAFVIVWYVSRKIALPLQKLAYYTESSAQADQKEKMEAISDWYYEARQLKGAMLHSIDYFKNEMNYFIHESTTDPLTKLTNRRTMDGFIKEWIEHDTPFALIIFDIDKFKRVNDRYGHAVGDEVLIYLAEAMQKAARKGDICCRYGGEEFIILLPKADKVTAYLVAERLREKLESTISPCGEVVTISSGVAAYPLHAEHPARLIELADQCLYEAKRTGRNKTIVVSDEPRHE; this comes from the coding sequence ATGAGATGGTCTTTAAAAAAATTAATTCAGTTAGTAGCGATCCTAGCGATCCTGTTAACTTTTTTAACGAGTGCGACTGTAGGCTATCGTGTTAATAAAAATACATTAATCGAGTCAACTTTAGATACGAATAAAGCGTATGCTGAGAAATTAGCCTCCACGACCAATACCTATTTAACTGAAACGCTTCAAACATTAGAAACAAACGCGATAGATGTAGTGCCCTTATTAGATAAGGAAGACGCACAATCTGAACTGCTTAGAATAGTAGAACGAGTCAGAATGCAAACGAGTACATTTAACTCGGTTTCCATCGTATCAGCTGAAGGTGTAGTGCAAGCTGTTTCGCCTCCAAGTTTAAAATTAATTGGAGAGAAGTTGACATCTATTGGAGCCCGACAAGCGCTCAAAGAAAAAAGACCATTAATTTCACAGCCGTATGTGGGGATTACGGGTGAATTGATCGTGTATATTAGCGTGCCGCTGTTAACTGACGATGGTACGTACCGAGGATTTCTTGGTGGTGCGATCTATCTGAATAAACCGAACATACTGGAGAAAATATTAGGAGACCACTTCTATGAGAATGGATCGTATGTCTACGTTGTAGATAAAGAAGGTTCCCTCATTTATCATCAATTAGAAAATCGACTGAAAGACGACGTTTCCAGCAACGAAGTAGTGCAAAAAGTGATCACTGGAATCAGTGGTTCACAACCACTCGTCAATACGAAAGGTGTACGAATGCTTGCGGGCTATTCCTATGTTCCGATTGCAAATTGGGGAGTCATATCGCAAAGAGAAGAAAGTTTAGCGGTTTCGCCAGCTAGTGATATGGTGTTTGAAATGATATGGAGATCTTTGCCTCTCCTCTTTTTGGCGTTTGTCATCGTCTGGTATGTTTCGAGAAAGATTGCATTGCCGCTACAAAAATTAGCGTACTATACAGAGTCCAGCGCACAAGCAGATCAGAAAGAAAAAATGGAAGCTATTTCTGACTGGTATTATGAAGCGAGACAATTAAAGGGTGCGATGCTTCATAGTATTGATTATTTCAAAAACGAAATGAACTACTTTATTCACGAGTCTACGACAGATCCGTTAACGAAATTAACTAACCGGCGGACAATGGACGGATTCATCAAAGAATGGATAGAACATGATACACCTTTTGCTTTAATCATATTTGATATTGATAAATTCAAGCGAGTGAACGATCGATACGGTCATGCGGTAGGCGATGAAGTATTAATTTATCTTGCGGAAGCAATGCAGAAGGCTGCTAGAAAAGGAGACATCTGTTGTCGTTACGGTGGAGAAGAGTTTATAATTTTACTTCCGAAGGCTGACAAAGTGACAGCTTATCTAGTGGCAGAGCGTTTGCGTGAGAAATTGGAAAGTACAATCAGTCCTTGTGGAGAAGTCGTAACGATTTCTTCAGGTGTAGCTGCCTACCCGTTACATGCGGAACATCCTGCTCGCCTAATTGAGCTTGCGGATCAATGTTTGTATGAGGCAAAACGCACGGGACGTAATAAAACTATCGTTGTTTCTGATGAACCTCGGCATGAGTAA
- a CDS encoding class I SAM-dependent methyltransferase, with translation MDERAMDKNLHIKTAGVREWVHQLAHYNRYEATPYDGMDYLFDQHAVLKSGSFIDFGCGKGRVPFYVHSLFSVDTIGIEMSSVLFQDAMNNLLDYRQAFPKKKGMISFECMLAERFVIPSDAATFYFFNPFSVEVFRSVIRNIVSSLESSPRDAEVILYYPTTAYKLFLQSHPLFEKIAEIPITHLQIHDNNELFLVYAYKQP, from the coding sequence ATGGACGAGCGAGCGATGGATAAAAATTTACATATTAAAACAGCAGGTGTACGAGAATGGGTTCACCAATTGGCGCATTATAATCGCTATGAAGCGACACCATATGATGGGATGGATTATTTATTTGACCAGCATGCTGTTCTAAAAAGTGGTAGCTTCATCGACTTTGGCTGCGGGAAAGGAAGAGTGCCGTTTTATGTCCACTCTCTTTTTTCAGTAGATACAATCGGGATTGAAATGAGTAGTGTGCTTTTTCAAGACGCGATGAATAATTTACTGGACTATCGTCAAGCATTTCCGAAGAAAAAAGGAATGATTTCATTTGAATGTATGTTAGCCGAACGTTTTGTGATCCCTTCAGATGCCGCTACTTTTTACTTTTTCAATCCGTTTTCAGTAGAGGTATTCCGCTCTGTCATCCGTAACATAGTGTCATCTCTAGAATCTTCACCACGTGATGCAGAAGTTATTTTGTATTATCCAACAACTGCATACAAGTTATTTCTGCAAAGTCATCCATTATTTGAAAAGATAGCGGAAATTCCAATTACCCATTTGCAAATACATGACAACAACGAATTATTTCTAGTCTATGCGTACAAACAGCCTTGA
- a CDS encoding spore coat associated protein CotJA, whose translation MTVQPPGLPQYSAAEALQRGSLWPALVDGYSKSEGIS comes from the coding sequence ATGACCGTTCAGCCACCAGGACTTCCACAATACTCCGCTGCTGAAGCATTACAACGCGGAAGTCTTTGGCCGGCGTTGGTCGATGGCTATTCGAAAAGCGAGGGGATTTCCTAA
- a CDS encoding phospholipase D family protein, which yields MTKKRKWTKKRIASYVLLLFALLYAGIMLWQTYKPLPPGISYAGDLHQVDNIEFLYDLTYSQTKSDENYTSELRIFDEVFQMIEDAKQFVVLDFFLMDDYYDEKEDFIQLADQLTAVLVKKKKEHPDMPIVYITDPVNTGYESYESEWFKNLENAGVQVVYTDLEPLRDSMPIYSGIYRMLLQWFTFDGKNHFSNFLANDAPDVKFTSYLELLNVKANHRKTIVTDQAALVTSSNPHAASSRHGNVAFKVKGQVQNDILESEEAVLQYSSGGKLPRAELAKDGTGPYKVQYVTESKVLDTLVADIERTEKGDRIRMGMFYLSEQEVIQPLEDAANRGVAIEMVLDPNENSFGSKKSGLPNRPVVQEIRENTDNKIDVRWYNTVIGQFHTKLVTVQTADQTYITNGSSNLTERTLRDYNLEANLRIIAPTDSELVQEINTYFDRIWNNEDALYTLDVEEYQNNLTFFQRGIYALQRWIKLTTY from the coding sequence ATGACGAAGAAACGTAAATGGACGAAGAAAAGAATTGCTTCGTATGTGTTGCTTCTATTTGCATTACTTTATGCAGGAATTATGCTTTGGCAAACGTATAAACCGTTACCACCGGGAATCTCTTATGCAGGTGATTTACATCAAGTGGATAATATTGAATTTCTGTATGATTTGACATATTCCCAAACGAAGTCCGACGAAAACTATACATCGGAACTGCGGATTTTTGATGAAGTATTTCAGATGATTGAGGATGCCAAGCAGTTTGTAGTATTGGATTTCTTCTTAATGGACGATTATTATGATGAAAAAGAAGACTTTATTCAACTTGCCGATCAATTGACGGCTGTCTTGGTGAAAAAAAAGAAAGAGCATCCCGACATGCCGATTGTGTACATAACAGATCCTGTCAATACAGGGTATGAATCCTATGAATCCGAATGGTTTAAAAATCTTGAAAATGCAGGCGTTCAAGTAGTATATACAGATTTAGAACCTTTACGCGATTCGATGCCTATCTATTCCGGAATTTACCGCATGTTATTGCAATGGTTTACATTTGATGGTAAAAACCATTTCTCAAACTTCTTAGCAAACGATGCGCCTGACGTAAAGTTCACATCTTATTTAGAGCTTTTAAATGTTAAAGCGAATCACCGGAAAACAATTGTAACAGATCAGGCTGCTTTAGTGACCTCTTCCAATCCACATGCTGCAAGTAGTCGTCATGGGAATGTAGCATTCAAAGTAAAAGGACAAGTACAAAATGATATATTGGAATCTGAAGAAGCGGTCTTGCAATACTCTTCAGGAGGAAAGCTACCTCGTGCAGAACTAGCAAAAGACGGTACTGGGCCATACAAAGTCCAATACGTCACTGAAAGTAAGGTGCTGGATACATTAGTAGCAGATATTGAAAGAACCGAAAAAGGCGACCGCATTCGGATGGGAATGTTCTACTTATCTGAACAAGAAGTCATTCAACCATTAGAAGATGCAGCCAATCGCGGCGTTGCAATAGAAATGGTGCTTGATCCAAATGAAAATTCATTTGGCAGTAAAAAATCCGGCTTACCTAATCGTCCTGTTGTTCAGGAAATCAGAGAAAATACGGATAATAAAATAGATGTACGCTGGTATAATACCGTGATCGGACAATTTCACACAAAGTTAGTGACGGTTCAAACAGCTGATCAGACTTACATTACAAATGGTTCATCCAATCTTACGGAACGGACATTACGGGATTATAATCTAGAAGCTAATTTACGGATAATTGCCCCGACTGACAGTGAACTAGTACAGGAGATTAATACTTATTTCGATAGGATATGGAATAACGAAGATGCCCTTTATACGTTAGATGTAGAGGAGTATCAAAACAATCTTACCTTTTTCCAGCGTGGTATTTATGCTTTGCAACGGTGGATTAAATTGACTACGTATTAA
- a CDS encoding EAL and HDOD domain-containing protein codes for MEDYSIFIGRQPILGRTGNIYAYELLYRNSEDNFFPDINPEQATISLIVNTFLTIGVDQVTSGVPSFINFSGELLAQDLYMSLDPDQVVIEILEDVVITPSLLRRLQQIKEAGFRLALDDFTLQDQYVNQSQLFEIVDIIKVDFMHNSQEEMARIKTFLKDYPHLLLLAEKVETEAEYQMALKSGYHLFQGYFFAKPEIIKSAEIPVNTLVHLQIIDYFQKGTQSISELTDLIMRDVSISYKLLRFINSLAFDIPRRISSIKQAIVLIGLNETKRWLQVLMLHDLGKDLQNGRVTALVELSLRRARILELLAKYKRKQNKDEYFLAGMFSLIDAVMGRTWEDVLPLLSLSEGIIETLSGKETEITPYLQLVEAIERFEWKEVERLSIELGIPKTKVSEVYLQGLRWSQGIEEGFN; via the coding sequence ATGGAAGATTACTCGATTTTTATCGGGAGGCAGCCTATTCTAGGAAGGACAGGCAACATATATGCATACGAGTTGTTATACCGAAACAGCGAGGATAATTTTTTTCCTGATATTAATCCAGAACAGGCGACGATCAGCTTAATTGTTAATACTTTTTTAACGATTGGTGTCGATCAAGTAACGAGTGGTGTTCCTTCGTTCATTAACTTTTCTGGGGAGCTATTGGCGCAGGACTTATACATGAGTTTAGATCCAGACCAAGTAGTAATTGAAATTCTTGAAGATGTAGTCATTACGCCTTCTTTGCTACGGCGTTTACAGCAAATTAAAGAAGCTGGTTTCAGGCTGGCATTAGATGACTTCACTTTACAGGATCAATACGTCAATCAATCACAGCTATTTGAAATTGTAGATATCATTAAAGTGGATTTTATGCATAATAGCCAAGAGGAAATGGCTCGTATCAAAACCTTTTTAAAAGATTATCCACATCTTCTTTTATTAGCAGAAAAAGTAGAAACAGAAGCTGAATATCAAATGGCGTTAAAAAGCGGCTATCATCTATTTCAAGGATACTTTTTTGCTAAGCCGGAAATAATTAAAAGTGCAGAGATACCCGTGAATACATTGGTTCACCTGCAAATTATTGATTATTTTCAAAAAGGAACACAGTCCATTTCCGAGCTAACGGATTTAATCATGCGAGATGTTTCTATTTCGTACAAATTATTACGTTTTATTAACTCATTGGCTTTTGACATACCTAGGAGAATCAGCTCTATTAAGCAGGCGATTGTGCTAATTGGTCTTAATGAAACGAAGCGTTGGCTGCAAGTTCTGATGTTACATGATTTAGGAAAAGACCTGCAAAATGGACGTGTAACTGCGTTGGTGGAACTATCGCTTAGACGGGCTAGAATTTTAGAGTTGTTGGCGAAATATAAGAGAAAACAAAATAAAGATGAGTATTTCTTGGCAGGAATGTTTTCGTTGATCGATGCTGTTATGGGAAGGACGTGGGAAGATGTGTTGCCGTTACTTTCTTTATCAGAAGGGATTATCGAAACATTAAGTGGGAAAGAAACAGAGATTACGCCGTACTTGCAACTGGTCGAAGCGATAGAACGTTTCGAGTGGAAGGAAGTAGAGCGTTTGTCAATTGAGTTAGGAATACCTAAAACAAAAGTAAGTGAAGTATATTTACAAGGTCTTCGCTGGTCGCAAGGAATTGAAGAAGGTTTTAATTAA
- a CDS encoding ABC transporter ATP-binding protein: protein MSIVKVEDIYFKRGNNQILQSVDWEIVEGQQWGLLGLNGSGKTSLLSIISTYEIPSSGEVEVLGKRFGRTYLPDLRKKIGYVSTSLEKFSDFFWNETIERVIISGKFASFGIYEKVLDEDWVRADFLVKEFRLEHVKRKKFNLLSEGEKRRVLIARALMGEPKLLILDEPCSGLDILAREQFLEALKIATESHVHIVYVTHHIEELVPEITHVLLLKDGQVVAAGPKHEVMTSELLSETYQVPVAIEWRADRPYLSIE from the coding sequence ATGTCGATTGTGAAGGTAGAAGATATTTATTTTAAAAGAGGGAACAATCAAATTTTGCAGAGTGTAGACTGGGAAATAGTAGAGGGGCAGCAATGGGGATTGCTAGGATTAAATGGCTCGGGGAAAACATCGTTACTTTCAATCATTTCTACGTATGAAATTCCTTCTTCTGGTGAAGTGGAGGTTCTTGGGAAACGCTTTGGTCGTACGTACTTGCCAGATCTTCGGAAAAAGATTGGTTACGTCAGTACTTCGTTGGAAAAATTCTCAGACTTTTTCTGGAACGAGACAATCGAACGTGTGATTATTAGTGGGAAGTTTGCGAGCTTTGGTATTTATGAGAAGGTACTCGATGAAGATTGGGTGCGGGCAGACTTTTTAGTGAAAGAGTTTCGCCTGGAGCATGTCAAAAGAAAGAAATTTAATTTGCTATCTGAAGGGGAAAAGCGCCGAGTCCTAATTGCCAGAGCATTAATGGGTGAGCCGAAATTACTGATATTAGACGAGCCTTGTTCCGGTCTTGATATTTTAGCGAGAGAACAATTTCTAGAAGCACTAAAAATCGCTACAGAAAGTCATGTCCATATCGTATATGTTACACATCATATAGAGGAACTCGTTCCTGAAATCACCCATGTGTTATTGCTTAAAGATGGTCAAGTAGTAGCGGCCGGCCCAAAGCATGAAGTGATGACTAGTGAGTTACTGTCAGAAACCTATCAAGTTCCCGTAGCAATTGAATGGCGTGCTGACCGTCCATATTTATCTATAGAATAA